In Persicimonas caeni, a single window of DNA contains:
- the sbcD gene encoding exonuclease subunit SbcD: MRLLHTSDWHLGASIKQVDCHAEQDRFLSWLVDTLEERDIDVLVVAGDIFHYSNPSNAARKLFYNFLSRCARVDNLRKIIIVAGNHDSPSGLEAPRELLGHLDVHVVGALPRDEEEWPTCLVPVEGHDGEVELVVAAVPYVQEARLGVSLGDGGESELREEYQEAFARLYRRLADEAAERWPQAALAATGHLTIYGKDDEPEKGDFHTGIHRTAKPAASMGEMGEPISDEADHLRTIGTIEAMGPQIFDERFQYVALGHIHRPMPVGGTRHIRYCGTPVATSLDEDTPPRQVIQVDVQAGASPADLPIEVVQVPKWREIFEIDGSEAEINDMLAQMKSAAELPPVVFLRVQLGPDDVAGVDRLSRFKEIIDEHHEVGQRPVIVELRERYDVMVDGGEPIEKMPPIEELSYLDVFEAMYRRRHPDRGAPPERLVAKFRQIEQLMHSNEEGE; the protein is encoded by the coding sequence GTGCGTCTCTTGCACACATCCGATTGGCACCTGGGCGCGTCGATCAAACAGGTCGATTGCCACGCAGAACAAGATCGCTTTTTGAGTTGGCTGGTCGACACGCTCGAGGAGCGTGACATCGACGTGCTGGTCGTGGCGGGCGATATCTTCCACTATTCGAACCCGTCGAACGCGGCCCGAAAGCTCTTCTACAACTTCCTGAGCCGCTGCGCCCGGGTCGACAACCTGCGAAAGATCATCATCGTCGCCGGCAACCACGACTCGCCGAGCGGCCTCGAAGCCCCGCGCGAATTGCTGGGCCACCTCGACGTCCACGTCGTCGGCGCGCTGCCGCGCGACGAGGAGGAATGGCCCACGTGCCTCGTCCCCGTCGAAGGCCACGACGGTGAGGTCGAGTTGGTCGTCGCCGCCGTTCCCTACGTGCAGGAAGCGCGCCTGGGCGTGAGCCTGGGTGACGGCGGCGAGTCCGAGCTTCGCGAGGAGTACCAGGAGGCGTTCGCACGGCTGTACCGCCGGCTGGCCGACGAAGCCGCCGAGCGCTGGCCCCAAGCCGCGCTGGCCGCCACGGGCCACCTGACCATTTACGGCAAAGACGACGAGCCCGAAAAAGGCGACTTCCACACCGGCATTCACCGCACGGCCAAGCCCGCCGCCTCGATGGGCGAGATGGGTGAGCCGATCAGCGACGAAGCCGACCACCTGCGCACCATCGGCACCATCGAGGCGATGGGCCCGCAGATCTTCGACGAGCGCTTCCAGTACGTCGCGCTGGGCCACATCCACCGCCCGATGCCCGTGGGTGGCACGCGCCACATTCGCTATTGCGGAACGCCGGTCGCCACCAGCCTCGACGAAGACACGCCCCCTCGCCAGGTCATCCAGGTCGACGTGCAAGCGGGTGCCTCACCCGCCGACCTGCCCATCGAGGTCGTGCAGGTGCCCAAGTGGCGCGAGATCTTCGAGATCGACGGCTCCGAAGCCGAGATCAATGACATGCTCGCCCAGATGAAGAGCGCTGCGGAGCTCCCGCCAGTCGTCTTCCTGCGCGTCCAACTCGGCCCCGACGACGTCGCCGGCGTCGACCGACTCAGCCGCTTCAAAGAGATCATCGACGAGCACCACGAGGTCGGCCAACGCCCCGTCATCGTCGAGCTTCGCGAGCGCTACGACGTCATGGTCGACGGCGGCGAGCCCATTGAAAAGATGCCCCCCATCGAGGAGCTGAGCTACCTGGACGTCTTCGAGGCGATGTACCGTCGCCGGCACCCGGACCGCGGCGCGCCGCCCGAGCGTCTGGTCGCCAAGTTTCGCCAGATCGAGCAGCTCATGCACAGCAACGAGGAGGGGGAGTAA